A genomic region of Salinibacterium sp. NK8237 contains the following coding sequences:
- the lgt gene encoding prolipoprotein diacylglyceryl transferase: MSLVPLSIPSPPDSWATLVTLPFGQWLSNLGLNFGSTVVIHTYAICILIGIIAATWLTSRRLTRHGAEPGIVIDIIIWAVPLGLVGARLYHVFTHPGDYFYEGADPWEIIRIWNGGNAIFGSLIGGAVGAYIGTRLTGIRFWSFADALAPAILLAQAIGRLGNYFNQELFGQPTALPWGLEIDAGNSAIPVGLPVDTLFHPTFLYEMIWNVVGIVFLLTMERQYGFVKKHVLGLTVPVFTAVGPVRLQWGKVWALYMIWYGVGRSWFESIRIDPSEVYFGLRVNVWGAILTVALGIVLYIVQSRRHVGREKTAYVDGHAWSADGVVNSDERYSEHDIVVSAAEESAPVVDSK; the protein is encoded by the coding sequence TTGTCACTAGTGCCATTGAGCATTCCCAGTCCGCCTGATTCATGGGCGACGCTCGTTACCCTTCCCTTTGGTCAGTGGTTGAGCAACTTAGGCCTCAACTTCGGCAGCACGGTCGTGATTCACACGTACGCGATCTGCATTTTGATTGGCATCATTGCGGCGACTTGGCTCACGTCGCGTCGATTGACGCGCCACGGTGCCGAGCCAGGCATCGTCATCGACATCATCATCTGGGCGGTTCCGCTCGGTCTTGTTGGCGCGCGTCTGTACCACGTGTTCACCCACCCGGGCGATTACTTCTACGAGGGCGCAGACCCGTGGGAAATCATTCGCATTTGGAATGGTGGCAACGCGATCTTCGGTTCCCTGATCGGTGGCGCCGTTGGTGCTTACATCGGTACGCGCCTGACAGGCATCCGATTCTGGAGCTTCGCGGATGCTCTCGCCCCCGCGATTCTGCTCGCGCAGGCAATCGGCCGCCTCGGCAACTACTTCAATCAAGAACTGTTCGGGCAGCCAACGGCATTGCCGTGGGGCCTTGAGATCGATGCCGGCAACTCAGCGATACCTGTTGGCTTGCCCGTCGACACGCTATTCCACCCGACGTTCCTCTACGAAATGATCTGGAACGTTGTAGGAATCGTGTTCCTGCTCACCATGGAACGCCAATATGGTTTCGTGAAGAAGCACGTACTTGGGCTCACCGTTCCGGTATTCACCGCCGTCGGCCCCGTCCGCCTGCAGTGGGGCAAGGTCTGGGCGTTGTACATGATTTGGTACGGCGTCGGTCGCTCGTGGTTCGAATCCATCCGCATCGATCCGAGCGAGGTCTACTTCGGTCTGCGCGTCAACGTCTGGGGAGCCATCCTCACCGTCGCCCTCGGCATCGTGCTGTACATCGTTCAGTCGCGTCGTCATGTCGGCCGCGAAAAGACCGCCTACGTGGACGGTCACGCCTGGAGCGCGGATGGTGTTGTAAACTCCGATGAGAGATATTCCGAGCATGACATTGTCGTCAGCGCTGCGGAGGAGTCCGCTCCTGTCGTAGATTCGAAATAG
- the trpA gene encoding tryptophan synthase subunit alpha encodes MSAVEEAITQANRDRAGALIGYLPVGFPTVAESIEAAVALAENGVDVIELGLPYSDPVMDGPAIQKATQLALSNGFRLQDGFDAVAEITSRVSTPVVLMSYWNPIMQYGVDRFADELKAAGGAGIITPDLVSDEATEWIAASERTGLDRIFLAAPSSSDERLVRAVEASTGFVYAVSTMGITGARSDVDTAAKTLVSRLRAAGSTSACVGLGISTPEQVREVLTYADGAIVGSVFVSALSSGGVDAVAKTAASLSTGTLA; translated from the coding sequence ATGAGCGCGGTAGAAGAAGCGATCACCCAAGCCAATCGTGACCGTGCGGGAGCGCTCATTGGCTATTTGCCCGTCGGTTTTCCCACTGTTGCTGAGAGTATTGAAGCGGCAGTCGCCCTCGCAGAGAACGGTGTTGATGTAATCGAGCTCGGCCTGCCGTACTCAGACCCCGTTATGGATGGCCCGGCTATTCAGAAGGCCACGCAGCTTGCGCTCTCCAACGGCTTCCGGCTGCAAGACGGGTTTGACGCGGTTGCGGAGATTACTTCTCGAGTCTCGACTCCGGTGGTCCTGATGAGCTACTGGAACCCGATCATGCAGTACGGCGTGGATCGCTTTGCTGACGAACTCAAGGCTGCTGGAGGGGCGGGAATCATTACGCCTGACCTTGTGAGCGATGAAGCCACCGAGTGGATTGCCGCCTCCGAGCGCACCGGTCTTGACCGCATCTTCTTGGCCGCTCCGTCCTCCAGCGATGAGCGACTCGTTCGAGCTGTTGAGGCCAGCACCGGCTTTGTCTATGCGGTTTCAACCATGGGCATCACTGGAGCTCGTTCCGACGTTGATACCGCTGCCAAAACGCTCGTTTCACGCCTGCGGGCAGCGGGTTCCACGAGCGCTTGTGTCGGCCTTGGTATCTCTACTCCCGAACAGGTGCGCGAAGTTCTTACTTACGCGGATGGCGCCATTGTGGGGTCCGTTTTTGTTAGTGCACTGTCTTCCGGTGGGGTGGATGCGGTCGCGAAAACGGCTGCGTCGCTTTCGACCGGTACTCTTGCTTAG
- the trpB gene encoding tryptophan synthase subunit beta, translated as MLKDELGPYFGEFGGRFVPESLIAALDELDAAYNDAKNDPEFAAELAELHASYTGRPSIITEVPRFAEHAGGARIILKREDLNHTGSHKINNVLGQALLARRLGKTRLIAETGAGQHGVATATAAALFGMSCIVYMGEVDTERQALNVARMRLLGAEVVPVTAGSRTLKDAINEGLRDWVANVDDSHYLMGTVAGPHPFPVMVRDFHRVIGDEAREQVIKLTGALPDAVVACVGGGSNAMGIFHAFLDDPDVALYGYEAAGEGHLTERHAATLTRGRPGVLHGARSYMLQDAEGQTIESHSISAGLDYPGVGPEHSWLKDIGRVTYEPITDAEAMEALRLLSRTEGIIPAIESAHALAGAIKLGKKLGPDSVILVNLSGRGDKDMETAAEYFDLLDSAEKAVADDKKAADVQNPTGEKA; from the coding sequence ATGCTGAAAGATGAACTAGGCCCCTACTTCGGTGAGTTCGGTGGACGATTCGTTCCTGAGTCGCTCATCGCTGCTCTCGACGAGTTGGATGCCGCCTATAACGACGCCAAGAACGACCCTGAGTTTGCTGCTGAGCTTGCTGAACTTCACGCAAGCTACACCGGTCGCCCGTCGATCATCACCGAGGTCCCTCGATTCGCGGAGCACGCGGGCGGGGCCCGCATCATCCTCAAGCGTGAAGACCTTAACCACACAGGCTCACACAAGATCAATAATGTGCTCGGTCAGGCCTTGCTTGCCCGTCGCCTAGGCAAGACTCGCCTTATTGCGGAGACCGGCGCCGGTCAACACGGCGTGGCGACAGCGACGGCTGCTGCGCTGTTCGGGATGTCGTGCATTGTGTACATGGGCGAGGTCGACACCGAGCGCCAAGCGCTCAATGTTGCCCGCATGCGCCTGCTCGGTGCCGAGGTTGTTCCGGTTACCGCAGGGTCTCGCACACTCAAGGATGCGATCAACGAGGGTCTGCGCGATTGGGTTGCCAATGTCGATGACAGCCACTACCTCATGGGCACTGTTGCTGGCCCGCATCCCTTCCCCGTCATGGTTCGCGACTTCCACCGTGTCATCGGTGACGAAGCTCGTGAGCAAGTCATCAAGCTGACGGGCGCACTGCCGGATGCCGTCGTGGCGTGCGTCGGTGGTGGCAGCAATGCCATGGGCATCTTCCACGCGTTCCTCGACGACCCCGATGTTGCGCTCTATGGCTACGAAGCTGCGGGGGAGGGGCATCTGACAGAACGTCACGCGGCGACGCTCACTCGCGGCCGTCCAGGTGTTCTCCACGGTGCGCGCAGCTACATGCTTCAAGACGCGGAGGGCCAAACGATTGAGTCTCATTCGATTTCGGCAGGCCTTGATTACCCCGGAGTGGGCCCAGAACATTCTTGGCTAAAAGACATTGGTCGAGTTACTTATGAGCCAATTACCGATGCTGAAGCGATGGAGGCACTGCGCCTCCTGAGCCGCACCGAGGGCATCATCCCCGCGATCGAGTCTGCTCACGCCCTCGCTGGAGCGATCAAGCTTGGCAAGAAACTTGGCCCAGATTCAGTCATCCTCGTGAATCTCAGCGGTCGCGGCGACAAAGACATGGAAACTGCCGCCGAATATTTCGATCTGCTTGATTCCGCTGAGAAAGCGGTAGCAGACGATAAGAAGGCTGCCGATGTTCAAAACCCAACGGGGGAGAAGGCATGA
- the trpC gene encoding indole-3-glycerol phosphate synthase TrpC: MLSDLVDGALEDAAVRRESVSLADVERAAADALPALDALEALSPREQVHIIAEIKRSSPSRGALAEISDPASLATSYQTGGASAISVLTEQRRFGGSLEDLMTVKSIVRLPVLRKDFIAEPYQVFEARAAGADLVLLIVAALEQEKLRTLYDLIVELGMTPLVETHSADEVSRALDVGASLVGVNARNLSTFELDQNLFGELADQIPSGVIRIAESAVKTAADVAHYRNAGADVVLVGEALVTGDPIATLQDFLDC; this comes from the coding sequence GTGCTCTCCGACTTAGTTGACGGCGCGCTCGAAGATGCCGCCGTCCGTCGTGAATCCGTCAGTCTTGCTGATGTAGAGCGTGCCGCTGCTGATGCGCTTCCTGCGCTAGATGCGCTGGAGGCATTGTCTCCTCGCGAGCAGGTGCACATCATCGCTGAAATCAAAAGGTCTAGCCCCTCTCGTGGAGCTTTGGCCGAGATCAGTGATCCCGCATCGCTCGCGACGTCCTATCAAACCGGTGGGGCGAGCGCGATCAGCGTGCTGACTGAACAGCGCCGCTTTGGCGGTTCTCTTGAAGACCTCATGACGGTCAAGTCGATCGTGCGGCTTCCGGTGCTTCGCAAAGACTTCATCGCGGAGCCTTATCAAGTGTTTGAGGCGCGTGCCGCAGGTGCCGACCTCGTGTTGCTGATCGTGGCCGCTCTTGAGCAAGAGAAACTTCGCACTCTTTACGACCTCATCGTCGAACTGGGCATGACGCCCCTCGTCGAAACACACTCCGCAGACGAGGTCTCTCGTGCTCTCGATGTTGGCGCCAGCCTTGTCGGCGTCAATGCGCGCAATTTGAGCACCTTCGAACTCGATCAGAATCTGTTCGGTGAGCTTGCCGATCAGATCCCAAGCGGAGTCATCCGTATCGCTGAGTCAGCAGTCAAGACTGCTGCTGATGTCGCGCACTATCGCAACGCGGGCGCAGATGTCGTTCTTGTCGGCGAGGCTCTCGTCACAGGCGACCCGATCGCCACGTTGCAAGACTTTTTGGACTGCTAA
- a CDS encoding DUF6704 family protein: protein MSTDTDPGHGNSPAAWTAVVIMLVAFTIGTLAFWFTIEWLVYASAGLVVVGLIVGQVLKKLGYGVGGDKLTPKPHS from the coding sequence ATGAGTACTGATACTGACCCCGGCCACGGAAATTCCCCGGCGGCATGGACCGCTGTAGTGATCATGTTGGTCGCGTTCACGATCGGAACGCTCGCTTTTTGGTTCACCATCGAGTGGCTGGTGTACGCGTCGGCTGGACTAGTCGTCGTTGGCCTCATTGTCGGTCAGGTGCTGAAGAAGCTTGGCTATGGCGTGGGTGGCGACAAGCTCACCCCCAAGCCTCACAGCTAG
- a CDS encoding Trp biosynthesis-associated membrane protein, with product MLKRSRSIVLGGLVLLGAIVMLTWTQRWFTITLQDDVSIEVLGSDAAGALAALALSVFALVAALGIASVLLRRVLGIIAAIVGVIIVAVSQATLADPVLAASELITEATGISGTDSIRSLVVAVQGTAWSYTALASGALVILVGVAAAVSARHWPTATKKYDRATAVVADDPASQWDAQSRGIDPTES from the coding sequence ATGTTGAAGCGCTCACGTTCGATTGTGCTTGGTGGCCTTGTGCTGCTCGGCGCCATCGTGATGCTGACATGGACCCAGCGGTGGTTCACGATCACGCTTCAGGATGACGTAAGCATCGAGGTTTTGGGTAGCGACGCCGCTGGCGCACTCGCCGCTCTAGCGCTGTCAGTTTTCGCTCTCGTCGCAGCGCTCGGCATTGCTTCTGTACTCCTGCGCCGCGTGCTCGGGATCATCGCCGCAATCGTGGGAGTGATCATCGTGGCGGTAAGTCAAGCCACACTAGCTGACCCGGTTCTGGCGGCATCCGAGTTGATTACTGAGGCGACGGGAATCAGCGGCACAGATTCGATTCGATCGCTCGTTGTCGCTGTTCAGGGCACAGCGTGGTCGTACACAGCGCTTGCGTCCGGGGCGTTAGTGATCCTGGTCGGTGTCGCAGCGGCTGTTTCTGCGCGTCACTGGCCGACCGCGACCAAGAAGTACGACCGAGCTACCGCTGTTGTTGCCGATGATCCTGCATCGCAGTGGGACGCTCAAAGTCGAGGAATAGACCCAACTGAGAGCTGA
- a CDS encoding anthranilate synthase component I, translating into MNSTTSRDEFESLVAGGHRVVPVIRQLFADGETPVGVYRKLAKANPGTFLLESAGQGGIWSRFSFVGVASFGVLTEHEHGVEWIDYGMPRERILGDDCPTAPLEALAHLNERWKTPRVEGHPPLTGGLVGFIGWEAVRELESLPDAPPADFDVPSQALSFVSDLVVLDHRFGTVMLISTALNDGHQDLEEMWAETQSRLDLIQSGLAQPTDAFLADVDIEIDPDPTSRSTPAEYALAIEKSKEFIRDGDVFQVVISQRFDHEVSATPLDVYRVLRTLNPSPYMYLLSLVDTDGRPYSIVGASPEALVKVSQQRVHMHPIAGSRPRGADTEHDLQLAEDLLADTKERAEHLMLVDLARNDLLKVCTPGTVAVTEFMQVERFSHIMHLVSSVEGDLRPGASAVDVFRATFPAGTLSGAPKPRALEIIDELEPAQRGVYGGVVGYFDFAGDADLAIAIRTVTIVDGMARVQAGAGLVADSDPDAEHQEAQNKAAAPLRAVAVANAMTHLSS; encoded by the coding sequence ATGAATAGCACGACGAGTCGCGATGAATTTGAGTCGCTGGTTGCTGGTGGTCATCGGGTTGTGCCCGTTATCCGTCAGCTTTTTGCCGACGGTGAAACTCCGGTCGGTGTCTATCGCAAGCTCGCGAAAGCAAACCCCGGAACGTTCTTGCTTGAGTCAGCAGGGCAGGGCGGAATTTGGTCCCGTTTTTCTTTCGTGGGGGTCGCCAGTTTCGGCGTTCTCACTGAGCACGAGCACGGTGTTGAGTGGATTGACTACGGGATGCCGCGCGAGCGTATCCTTGGCGACGATTGCCCGACGGCTCCGCTCGAAGCACTCGCGCATCTGAACGAGCGCTGGAAAACGCCGCGCGTTGAGGGCCACCCTCCTCTGACCGGTGGTCTGGTGGGGTTCATCGGCTGGGAGGCTGTTCGCGAGCTGGAAAGTCTTCCTGATGCGCCGCCCGCCGACTTCGATGTCCCGAGTCAGGCACTGAGTTTTGTCTCTGACCTCGTGGTGCTCGATCACCGGTTCGGCACCGTCATGCTCATCTCGACCGCACTGAACGATGGGCATCAAGATCTCGAGGAGATGTGGGCTGAGACCCAGTCCCGCCTCGACCTGATTCAGTCTGGCCTCGCTCAACCCACGGATGCCTTCCTCGCTGATGTAGATATCGAGATCGATCCGGATCCGACTTCGCGCTCCACGCCGGCAGAATACGCCTTGGCGATCGAGAAGTCGAAGGAGTTTATCCGCGACGGCGATGTCTTCCAGGTCGTGATTTCGCAACGCTTTGATCATGAGGTCTCGGCAACGCCGCTCGATGTTTACCGTGTCTTGCGAACGCTCAATCCGTCGCCGTACATGTATCTGCTGTCGCTGGTTGACACCGATGGTCGGCCGTACTCGATTGTGGGTGCAAGCCCAGAGGCACTCGTCAAAGTCTCGCAGCAGCGGGTGCACATGCATCCGATTGCTGGCTCTCGACCACGTGGCGCGGACACAGAACACGATCTTCAGCTTGCCGAGGATCTACTCGCAGACACCAAAGAGCGCGCTGAACATCTGATGCTCGTAGACCTGGCGCGCAATGATCTCCTCAAGGTCTGCACCCCCGGCACCGTCGCTGTTACTGAGTTCATGCAGGTCGAACGCTTTAGTCACATCATGCACCTCGTGTCGTCAGTAGAAGGCGACCTGAGGCCCGGTGCATCCGCGGTCGATGTGTTCCGAGCAACTTTTCCTGCAGGCACCCTCTCGGGCGCACCCAAGCCGCGCGCGCTGGAGATCATCGACGAGCTCGAGCCCGCACAGCGCGGGGTATATGGGGGAGTCGTCGGTTACTTCGACTTCGCCGGTGACGCCGATCTTGCCATCGCAATTCGCACGGTCACGATCGTGGATGGCATGGCTCGCGTTCAAGCCGGAGCTGGTCTTGTGGCCGATTCTGACCCCGACGCCGAGCACCAAGAGGCCCAGAACAAGGCTGCAGCCCCGCTTCGGGCTGTTGCGGTTGCCAATGCGATGACTCACCTCAGCTCATGA
- the hisI gene encoding phosphoribosyl-AMP cyclohydrolase, with product MSDELTLETVSDVLERAQFAADGLLPAIIQQWDTKEVLMLGYMNAEALTRTLTGGRVTFYSRSRQELWRKGDTSGNRQYVRTAALDCDRDALLVGVEQVGPACHTGAHSCFEVDPLLPHQGFSDE from the coding sequence ATGAGCGATGAACTCACTCTGGAGACCGTCAGCGATGTGCTTGAACGCGCACAATTCGCCGCCGATGGTTTGTTGCCAGCGATCATTCAGCAGTGGGACACCAAAGAGGTGCTCATGCTCGGTTACATGAACGCGGAGGCGCTGACCCGCACGCTCACCGGGGGTCGCGTGACGTTTTATAGCCGTAGCCGTCAAGAGCTGTGGCGCAAGGGCGACACGAGCGGAAACCGCCAATACGTCCGTACCGCAGCCCTCGACTGCGACCGCGACGCACTCTTGGTCGGTGTCGAGCAGGTCGGTCCGGCCTGCCACACCGGCGCGCACTCGTGCTTCGAAGTAGATCCGCTCCTGCCGCACCAAGGGTTCTCCGATGAATAG
- the hisF gene encoding imidazole glycerol phosphate synthase subunit HisF translates to MAVAVRVIPCLDVADGRVVKGVNFKDLRDAGDPVSLARLYYEQGADEVTFLDVTATVEGRATMYEVVRSAAEQIFIPLTVGGGVREPDDVSKLLAHGADKVGVNSAALARPQLIDDIAHRFGAQVLVLSLDIKRRGDGWIVTTHGGRTETDRDALEWAREAMERGAGELLVNSIDADGTKEGFDLELVSAISEFATVPVIASGGAGRVEHFAPAIDAGADAVLAASVFHSRQLTVADVKASLNSHGLVTR, encoded by the coding sequence GTGGCGGTCGCAGTTCGGGTCATTCCCTGCCTCGATGTCGCCGACGGTCGCGTCGTCAAAGGCGTCAACTTCAAAGACTTGCGAGACGCGGGCGATCCAGTTTCTCTCGCTCGGCTGTACTACGAGCAGGGCGCCGATGAAGTGACGTTTCTCGACGTGACAGCCACGGTTGAAGGTCGCGCGACGATGTACGAAGTCGTGCGCTCCGCCGCCGAGCAAATCTTTATCCCTCTGACTGTCGGCGGGGGAGTGCGTGAGCCAGACGATGTCTCCAAACTCCTTGCCCACGGCGCAGACAAGGTCGGAGTTAACAGCGCAGCTCTTGCCCGGCCGCAGTTGATTGACGACATTGCCCACCGTTTCGGTGCGCAGGTCCTCGTGCTGAGTCTCGACATCAAACGCCGTGGTGACGGCTGGATCGTAACCACGCACGGTGGTCGCACCGAGACAGACCGTGATGCGCTCGAATGGGCTCGCGAGGCCATGGAGCGCGGAGCGGGCGAGTTGCTCGTCAATTCCATCGACGCAGATGGCACGAAAGAGGGCTTTGACCTCGAACTCGTCTCCGCGATCAGCGAGTTTGCGACAGTCCCGGTCATCGCCAGTGGCGGAGCGGGCAGAGTCGAACACTTCGCGCCGGCGATCGATGCCGGCGCTGATGCTGTGCTCGCAGCATCCGTTTTTCACAGTCGCCAGTTGACGGTGGCAGATGTTAAAGCTTCACTCAACAGTCATGGATTGGTTACACGATGA
- the hisG gene encoding ATP phosphoribosyltransferase, with protein sequence MLRVAVPNKGSLSETASEMLYEAGYVGRRDPRALNVRDERNGVEFFYLRPRDIATYVGSGALDVGITGRDLLLDSGSTATEIASLNFGDSTFRFAGEPGRFTELSDLNGVRVATSYAGLVGAFLERHGVTAELVSLDGAVESAIRLGVADAVADVVSTGSTLRAQGLEIFGPVILDSTAVLISSGNEVDGSATLQRRLQGVLVARQYVLIDYDVPVALLEAATKVTPGIESPTVSPLQDPAWVAVRSMVRRVDTNQVMDELHAVGARAILVSAIHAARI encoded by the coding sequence ATGTTAAGAGTTGCAGTGCCCAATAAGGGTTCACTGAGCGAGACCGCATCCGAAATGCTCTACGAAGCGGGCTACGTTGGCCGTCGCGACCCGCGTGCACTCAATGTGCGCGATGAACGCAACGGCGTCGAATTTTTCTACCTTCGCCCACGCGATATCGCGACCTACGTGGGCTCTGGAGCCCTAGACGTAGGAATTACCGGCCGAGACCTCCTGTTGGATTCCGGATCCACCGCGACAGAGATCGCCAGCCTCAACTTTGGCGATTCCACCTTCCGTTTCGCGGGTGAGCCTGGTCGCTTCACCGAGCTTTCCGACCTCAACGGAGTTCGCGTTGCCACCAGCTATGCCGGCCTCGTGGGAGCCTTCCTTGAGCGTCACGGCGTGACAGCCGAGCTCGTCAGTCTTGATGGCGCTGTTGAGTCAGCCATCCGACTCGGAGTTGCGGATGCTGTGGCCGACGTTGTGTCGACAGGTTCGACGCTGCGGGCACAGGGTCTCGAAATCTTCGGCCCCGTCATCCTCGATTCAACCGCTGTATTGATTAGTTCAGGCAACGAAGTTGACGGCAGCGCGACACTCCAGCGTCGCCTCCAGGGCGTGCTTGTCGCTCGCCAATACGTACTCATCGACTATGACGTTCCGGTTGCGCTCCTCGAGGCCGCAACAAAGGTAACGCCCGGTATCGAGAGTCCAACCGTTTCGCCGCTCCAAGACCCTGCGTGGGTTGCGGTGCGCTCAATGGTGCGTCGCGTCGATACCAATCAGGTCATGGACGAGCTTCACGCGGTTGGGGCGCGCGCGATCTTGGTCAGCGCGATTCACGCAGCGAGGATCTAA
- a CDS encoding phosphoribosyl-ATP diphosphatase, translated as MKDFDALFAELSRKAVERPADSGSVALWDAGVHAIGKKVVEEAAEVWMAAEYQSDEETADEISQLIYHLQVLMVAKGLSPEDVWRHL; from the coding sequence GTGAAAGACTTTGATGCACTTTTTGCTGAACTCAGCCGCAAAGCGGTGGAACGCCCCGCCGACTCTGGTTCGGTTGCCCTCTGGGATGCTGGCGTGCATGCGATCGGCAAGAAGGTCGTAGAAGAAGCTGCCGAAGTGTGGATGGCAGCCGAGTACCAGTCTGACGAAGAAACCGCGGACGAAATCTCCCAACTGATTTATCACCTTCAGGTTCTGATGGTTGCCAAGGGGCTCAGCCCTGAGGACGTCTGGCGACATCTCTAA
- a CDS encoding FKBP-type peptidyl-prolyl cis-trans isomerase, with protein sequence MTDSGKTKPEVEFYAGDAPTELVIIDIEEGTGAEATAGSTVDVHYLGVDFETLEEFDSSWSRGESINFPLMALISGWQEGIPGMKVGGRRQLICPPHLAYGPAGGGHQLSGRTLTFVIDLLGTN encoded by the coding sequence ATGACCGATTCAGGAAAAACTAAGCCAGAGGTCGAGTTCTACGCGGGCGATGCCCCCACCGAACTCGTCATTATTGACATTGAAGAGGGAACCGGCGCAGAAGCAACTGCTGGTTCTACCGTTGACGTGCACTATCTGGGCGTTGACTTTGAGACCCTCGAAGAGTTCGACTCCTCGTGGAGCCGTGGCGAGTCCATTAACTTCCCGCTGATGGCGCTCATCAGCGGGTGGCAAGAAGGAATTCCCGGCATGAAGGTGGGCGGCCGTCGCCAGCTCATCTGCCCGCCACACCTCGCGTACGGGCCTGCTGGCGGAGGGCATCAGCTTTCCGGCCGCACGTTGACCTTCGTCATCGACCTGCTTGGCACGAACTAG
- the rpe gene encoding ribulose-phosphate 3-epimerase: MSVRISPSILAADFVNLERDIAKISNADFVHVDIMDNHFVPNLTFGLQMTERIQQVSPIPLDVHLMITDPDRWAPDYADLGAYGVTFHAEAAADAVALARTLRAKGARAGIAVKPGTAIEPYLELLEEFDQVLVMTVEPGFGGQSFMEETMPKLRQLRELVDKRGLDVWLEVDGGVDERTIEIAAAAGADTFVAGSSVYRGDDPSLRVSELRERASAHRH; the protein is encoded by the coding sequence ATGTCAGTGCGCATTAGCCCCAGTATTCTCGCCGCCGATTTCGTCAACCTTGAGCGCGACATCGCGAAGATTTCGAATGCGGATTTCGTCCACGTCGACATCATGGACAACCATTTCGTGCCCAACCTCACATTCGGTCTCCAGATGACGGAGCGTATTCAACAGGTCTCGCCGATTCCGCTCGATGTGCACTTGATGATCACCGATCCCGACCGCTGGGCCCCCGACTACGCCGATCTCGGTGCGTATGGCGTTACTTTCCACGCCGAAGCGGCGGCGGATGCGGTGGCTCTCGCCCGCACGCTGCGCGCGAAGGGTGCGCGAGCGGGCATCGCGGTCAAGCCGGGCACCGCAATCGAGCCGTATCTCGAACTGCTCGAGGAGTTCGACCAGGTTCTCGTGATGACGGTCGAACCGGGTTTTGGTGGCCAAAGCTTTATGGAAGAGACGATGCCGAAACTGCGACAGCTTCGTGAGCTGGTCGACAAGCGTGGTCTCGACGTGTGGCTCGAAGTTGATGGCGGTGTTGATGAGCGCACGATTGAGATTGCTGCCGCCGCCGGCGCTGACACTTTCGTCGCGGGTTCTTCGGTCTATCGCGGAGATGATCCTTCGTTGCGCGTCTCTGAGCTCCGTGAGCGCGCCAGCGCGCACCGCCACTAA